In Cicer arietinum cultivar CDC Frontier isolate Library 1 chromosome 7, Cicar.CDCFrontier_v2.0, whole genome shotgun sequence, a single window of DNA contains:
- the LOC101490334 gene encoding sugar transporter ERD6-like 6: MSFREDSGDGRDLQKPFLHTGSWYKMGSRQSSVMGSTTQVIRDGSVSVLFCVLIAALGPIQFGFTCGYSSPTQQAIIKDLNLTVSEFSLFGSLSNVGAMVGAIASGQIAEYIGRKGSLMIAAIPNIIGWLAISFAKDSSFLFMGRLLEGFGVGIISYVVPVYIAEIAPENMRGSLGSVNQLSVTIGIMLAYLLGLFANWRVLAILGILPCTVLIPGLFFIPESPRWLAKMGMMDEFETSLQVLRGFDTDISVEVHEIKRAVASNGKRVTIRFADLKRKRYWFPLMVGIGLLVLQQLSGINGVLFYSTSIFANAGISSSNAATVGLGAIQVIATGIATWLVDKSGRRMLLIISSSLMTASLLVVSIAFYLEGVVSKDSPYFSILGIISVVGLVVMVIGFSLGLGPIPWLIMSEILPVNIKGLAGSIATMANWLVAWIITMTANLLLTWSSGGTFTIYTIVAAFTVAFTSMWVPETKGRTLEEIQFSLR; encoded by the exons ATGAGTTTCAGGGAAGATAGCGGAGATGGAAGGGACCTTCAAAAACCGTTCCTTCATACGGGAAGTTGGTATAAAATGGGTTCCAGACAATCGAGTGTTATGGGGTCCACCACTCAGGTTATTCGCGATGGTTCTGTTTCCGTTCTCTTTTGCGTCCTCATCGCTGCTTTGGGTCCCATTCAATTTGGTTTCACG TGTGGATATTCTTCTCCGACGCAACAAGCTATAATCAAAGATCTGAATCTCACGGTTTCAgag TTTTCTCTGTTTGGATCTTTATCCAATGTGGGTGCCATGGTGGGAGCTATTGCCAGTGGTCAGATAGCAGAATACATAGGACGCAAAGGG TCATTGATGATTGCTGCAATTCCCAATATAATAGGGTGGCTAGCCATTTCTTTTGCCAAA GACTCCTCCTTTTTGTTTATGGGGAGGTTGTTGGAAGGTTTTGGCGTTGGGATTATCTCTTATGTG GTGCCTGTTTATATAGCTGAGATAGCACCTGAGAACATGAGAGGTAGCCTTGGATCAGTGAACCAG CTCTCTGTTACAATTGGAATAATGCTGGCTTATCTGTTGGGCCTTTTTGCCAACTGGAGAGTGCTTGCAATTCTAG GGATTCTGCCTTGTACAGTATTAATACCTGGATTATTTTTCATACCAGAATCTCCTCGATGGTTG GCCAAGATGGGGATGATGGATGAGTTTGAGACTTCGTTGCAAGTGTTGAGGGGATTTGACACTGATATATCTGTTGAAGTACATGAAATCAAG AGAGCTGTGGCATCAAATGGAAAAAGAGTTACAATCAGGTTTGCAGATCTCAAGAGGAAAAGATATTGGTTCCCTTTAATG GTAGGAATTGGATTACTTGTACTTCAGCAATTGAGTGGTATCAATGGAGTTTTGTTCTATTCAACTAGCATCTTTGCAAATGCAG GAATTTCGTCCAGCAATGCTGCTACCGTTGGACTTGGAGCTATTCAG GTCATTGCTACTGGAATCGCTACTTGGTTGGTAGACAAAAGTGGTCGAAGGATGCTCCTAATA ATATCCTCATCTTTAATGACAGCTAGCCTTCTCGTTGTTTCTATAGCATTCTATCTCGAG GGAGTTGTATCAAAGGATTCTCCATATTTCAGCATTTTGGGAATAATATCCGTTGTTGGCCTTGTG GTTATGGTAATTGGGTTCTCTCTAGGACTTGGACCAATCCCTTGGCTCATAATGTCTGAG ATACTTCCGGTGAATATAAAGGGACTTGCTGGTAGTATAGCAACCATGGCTAACTGGCTAGTTGCGTGGATCATCACAATGACTGCGAACTTGCTTTTGACTTGGAGcagtggag GGACATTCACAATCTACACAATCGTAGCCGCTTTCACCGTTGCATTTACATCAATGTGGGTACCTGAGACTAAGGGAAGAACATTGGAAGAAATTCAGTTTTCTTTAAGATAA